The stretch of DNA AACAGGTGCAGGCTTTTTGTGGAAACTGTTGAATACACTTCTAACTGTTGCTAACCTTTTGCAGCGAAAACGTTTAGTAGCAACGAACTTAGGTGCCTTTGCGGTGATACGGGTAGTAGATGGTGTTATTGTAGTGGTGTAGATGTTTAGTTTCTTTCTGTGTTTTTTCATGGGTTTGGATCTACGAATGTTATGAAGTTTACCAAGTTTTGAAGTAATGCTCTTCCATACCTTTCTAGCAGGTGGAAATCTTAGACTTATGCAGGAGGACATGGAATGattgaagaataaaaaagaaagcaaGAGTTCAATACAATTCAAAGAAATGGATgattatatgtttttaagaTAAAACTCAAGTGGCAGAGGAAACTTTGGTGCATCCTTTATAACAACTGAGTTGAGGGGTTAGATTCGTTTTTCAAATGGGTGTGTTGTTATTCCATTTCATAGTGGCTTAGTTATAACGCTAGGTGCAGTGAAAGGGCTGCTAAATTCTCCACCACACCAGCACAACAGCAATGAACTAGCTTAATTATTAAGcaaacaaaatattactacTAGTATGATGTAGTTGTGTGTGAAACGATGTAGCAGTACCGATATATACTTTTCCACTAAATATAAACTGAGATTCTGCGTGTACAATTTGCAACTATATTGGGCAGAATATTTTTAGATAAAGAAATTTCGACAATAGTATATGTTACTGGACACGgttatgtttatttatgttATCTCTCTTccaataatgttttttataGCAAAATCATTTCGTTAGTCATAATGTGTCTAATAATACATTCTGAATCATCAACAATTATCTACTCCACGGCGTCTCATCTGAGTTGCCCATAATtcttaataaaatgattaattatattgattttaataattaaatatatttcaattactaaaattattttattaatagtagtTAACGAtgtatttaaatgatttatattcACTATGCatattctatttttctttttaaaatcaaattttttattcctCCAAATTTTGATCTCAACCTAattttataagcaaaaaaagATGTGACATTTTGAAATGGTATTATATAAAAACATGTTGACGTAGCTgcttataaaataataacaaaaatatgttaaaaaaattagaataatttacaaaaatgtttattatttttgtaatttcataacttcagtttttttaattcatctataatttctaaatatatgtttgttatttttattatttttaaatacattattttaatgttgataAAGGGGATAGATATAAAACCACTTGTACTTTGCCACCTCAACAAGTcatgtattttaaaaacatgtatttgtcactatttttagtattttgccACCTCAACAAGTcatgtattttaaaaacatgTTTCAAATCAAAATTGTAACAAATGTAATATTTGAGGGactaaaaagttttatattgatTAAGATGTACTATTTTTGTGAACGTGAGAATCCAAACCACATCGGATAAGTTTCCtttattgaatataatttttttcaagatgAATTTGACAGTAAATATAAGTATTTCTCTTAAATGAAATTTGAATCTTAGTTTTGGTAAAGAGTTAAGTCGCATCCCTCAAAAGTGTATGGGGTTCAAGTGTTGCTTCTTGTTGCTAATTTGTAAGTACCATATTAGATAATTTGACTAAATACTAATTTCGTTTAGCTTCCAATTCCAAGTCTAGAAAGAAAAAGTACACgagtgaaaagaaagaaaaagaaaatgaaagattaatagaaaaagtaattaataatttCGAGTACTTGATAGTTGATACGACCATATTTCCAAATCAACATCACATAGCAGTGATTCCCATTCCCATTAAAAAAAGAGCATAAGATAATAtgaatagataaaataaataaaaaattaggaaCAAGCATGATTAGCCAAAGAGAAAAGTTTGGCTTGAGAAAGAGCAGCGAGGTCGGAAACAAATGCTTTGATGACCAAAGTCTTAACCTGCCAAGGCTTAAAAGGAAAACCTTTTCTTGCATACGAGTTTAACAGTGCCGCTGTTCCTTCTTTCAACAACCCTCCGAAAGGGTTATCCACTTCATCATTCCTAGCCGTTGCTTCAAGTAACGTCAGATCTGATCTGTACCGTTCGTACACTCTCCATCCAAACACATTGGATACCGTTGATGTTTCTGGTACCATCCTTGGCCATGTCTCTTTTCTACCGCTCCAGAACCTAACATAACATCAACATTTAATTGGTTTTATTACAATAACAATATATtgagaagaaaacaaaaaaggcGTGTTGAAATAGTTACTGTGGAGTGCATGTTCCTGTGGATCTTGTGTAGATGAAGCCTGGCCAATGGTGAGCTGATGAGACTACTGATAATAAAAGAAGACAAAACACAAGTGTGGTGGTTGATATTGAGATTGAGAGGGAACACATTTTCTACTTGCTAAATGTTCATTTCTTCTAATTTGGTTTATGCCACTTTCAACGTTACAATTGCTTGCAGTTGTACTATactttcttgggacatgtgaatgtgaatgtgcTTTCGACAAACTTACCCCTACTTGCTTTACTTGtactatttttctttctatccGTTTTCAatattcaatttcaaattttgaactAATTCAATTAGGGTTATTCTTATTCTACAAACAACTTTAAAGTTTCATATCCTCGCACTATTTATAAACTAAAccaaaaatcatcaaattttgttattattttttaaaaaatattaactattttttaatcatttaatttataaatatttaacgTGGTCAGTTGAATATTTCTTCCAgtcttatttataaataaaaaataaaaaacaaaatcacaTAGAACATAGAACATTTTCAAATAAGTTAATGTAAATTTAACTTAgtctttataatataaaattctaaaaattagttgttaactgattttttttaataaattttataatttgtaaaagtaattatttttataataatgactAAATGAAGTATAAGAGAAATGACTTATATAGTAAATGTTTTGAGATTTTAAATCATtcaagattttgattttgaatgaaaatataatgGAAAAATATGCTTCGAGATTTTGAATGTTtcaagattttgattttgaatgaatatataatgtaaaaatgttttgatGGTTGTAACATGGCATATTACTTTTAGAATTGCCATTTGCCATCGTTTCCAAATCCAACACAAATTCtttcatcaatttttgttctcatTCAGATGCTTTCTAAGAAAATTCCCAAAGGTAACTCATGTCACGAGTTTTTCAAATCAAACGCACATAATTATACAGTTCTTACGTTACAAGTTAAAAATAGACTCTTAATAAGAAGGGTGCTAAATTACACTGGACTAATTGGGTAAGGACAAAATGTGGGCTCACCCTAGCCCATCGGGCCGATTGGGTAAGGCCTAAATAACTTGAACATATTTATCTGCAATTGGAGAGCTCAAGTCAGCCTAAAACACTGGCATTACACATTTACACTAGGGTGACATCTCTGCTTATACTAGCTCCATTCTCAAATATTGAATCCTCGTGAAAAGCTTTTatccctttttaaaaaattattttcaaattttaaaaggaca from Cicer arietinum cultivar CDC Frontier isolate Library 1 chromosome 3, Cicar.CDCFrontier_v2.0, whole genome shotgun sequence encodes:
- the LOC101515523 gene encoding uncharacterized protein; this translates as MSSCISLRFPPARKVWKSITSKLGKLHNIRRSKPMKKHRKKLNIYTTTITPSTTRITAKAPKFVATKRFRCKRLATVRSVFNSFHKKPAPVYIDKLFKDPPCDLVGYLKPQIEFCQPRIEKVAKKVTEGTSKGCDKTCTSDDMWESVALGSPQMQGIDERAEEFIIRFRQQMAAQEMLARNL
- the LOC101488274 gene encoding protodermal factor 1; the protein is MCSLSISISTTTLVFCLLLLSVVSSAHHWPGFIYTRSTGTCTPQFWSGRKETWPRMVPETSTVSNVFGWRVYERYRSDLTLLEATARNDEVDNPFGGLLKEGTAALLNSYARKGFPFKPWQVKTLVIKAFVSDLAALSQAKLFSLANHACS